TGGCATATTCAGGGTTACTCTTACTAATACCGTACGTCTTAGATTACCGGGATAAATCCGTGCAACATGGGAAACCCGGACTAACGCAGCAACAGCTGAGATGCCCGGAGCTGGAGAACACGGTGGCACTGCTTTGGGATCACGGTTACACGGGGAACGGCAGCGACGCGGCGGAGCCAGCGGTCAACAGGAGCCAAGCTCGGATACACATCTACCTGCACGCCACATGGAGGACTGGATCCTCGTTTCTGGGGGAGTTGTTCAACCAGCACCCCGATGTGTTTTACCTCTACGAGCCGATGTGGCACATATGGCAGGCTCTGTACCCGGGGGACGCGGGCAGCCTGCAGGGCGCAGTGCGGGACATGATGAACGCGCTTTACCGCTGCGACTTCTCCGTGCTCAAACTTTACGCAGGCTCACAGAACATCACCACGTCGTTCATCTTCGGCTGGAAAATGAATAAGGTGATCTGCTCGGAGCCGCTGTGCACAGCCCACAAGAGGCATGAGATTGGCCTGGTGAGGGAGGACCAGTGCGCCAAGTGCCAAAAGAGGGACATCAGGGAGCTGGAGAAGGAGTGTAAAAAGTACCCGGTGATGGTGATCAAAGGAGTCCGCGTTTTGGACCTGAGCACATTGGTTCCTCTTATGAGGGACACAGCGATCAACCTCCAGGTGATCCAGCTCTTTAGAGACCCAAGGGCGGTGCATAACTCCCGCTTGAAGTCCAAACAGGCCCTGGTGAAGGAGAGCATCCAGGTGCTGAGGAGTAAAAAGCAGGCAGACAAGTACAAGCGTCTGCTGGTGCCGAGCAACAAGGTGAACCGTGCTGAGAGCTACGTCTCCAGCGCCATGGAGCTCATCTGTGACAACTGGTTGAGTGACATGATGCTGGTGATGAACTCGCCTCCCTGGCTGAGGAGGAACTACCTCCGCATCCGCTATGAGGACCTGGTCCTGCATCCcatggaggagctgcagaggctGTACCGCTTCTCCAACCTCTCCACCTTCCCTGCTCTGGAGAAGTTTGCGCTCAACATGACGCACGGACAAGGTTACTCCTCTGACAGGCCGTTCCTGATCTCATCCAGGGATGCTAAAGAGGCGATATACGCCTGGAGGGAGAGACTCAATGTGGAGCAGATCAACCAGGTGGAGGCTTACTGCAGTGAAGTCATGAGGCAGCTGGGGTACCAGAAGAACAGCGTGGAGAAGACGACATGAGGCCGTGCCCCAGGAATATATAAACTAAGGTAAGAGTTCACACCTCAGGCTATAATGTATGAGGGAATACACCTCTGCAGAGCCGCTGCACACTCATCATGCTTTTCAACCTGTCATGCAGGAAGTTAGTGGTTTGAACAGAAACCATCTCACATACAGGTCTGCTGCTGTGCTCAGCAGCTGATCAGTGACCTTCATCTCACTGAGGCAAACACAAAGCAGAACATCTGCGTGGAGATGCTCAGAAATGATAGACGTAGACACGAAGCAGGGTTTGATATGATGCATTCCCCTcatttcaaccctttgttgatATGAGGTGgtttctcttcattttttcaAGTGTCAGCCTGTAGAGTGGGTTTTAATTGATTCCACATTCGGAGCATTAAAGTCCATTTAAAGTCCTTTTTGCACAGAGCATGTGTTCCTGATTGTTCCTCTCTTTGAAGTTGACCTTCACTGAGTGCAGTGATTTATGTGCTGCCACCAAACGTTGCTTTTACTTCCATTTCTCTTTTACCTCAACATTTCTGTAAGACGTGTTTGCACAAGCATACATCAGAGTTTAGTTTCATGGTCCAACATGCAGCTTACACTTTACACACTCCGATGTGATTTGTTCCTGaagctgattctgaaaattgACTATTACCACGCAGATCAGATAGCAGATACCCTTCATAGTCTAAA
The genomic region above belongs to Notolabrus celidotus isolate fNotCel1 chromosome 2, fNotCel1.pri, whole genome shotgun sequence and contains:
- the chst7 gene encoding carbohydrate sulfotransferase 7, encoding MKRRLHKKYLVLILAYSGLLLLIPYVLDYRDKSVQHGKPGLTQQQLRCPELENTVALLWDHGYTGNGSDAAEPAVNRSQARIHIYLHATWRTGSSFLGELFNQHPDVFYLYEPMWHIWQALYPGDAGSLQGAVRDMMNALYRCDFSVLKLYAGSQNITTSFIFGWKMNKVICSEPLCTAHKRHEIGLVREDQCAKCQKRDIRELEKECKKYPVMVIKGVRVLDLSTLVPLMRDTAINLQVIQLFRDPRAVHNSRLKSKQALVKESIQVLRSKKQADKYKRLLVPSNKVNRAESYVSSAMELICDNWLSDMMLVMNSPPWLRRNYLRIRYEDLVLHPMEELQRLYRFSNLSTFPALEKFALNMTHGQGYSSDRPFLISSRDAKEAIYAWRERLNVEQINQVEAYCSEVMRQLGYQKNSVEKTT